Proteins encoded together in one Quercus lobata isolate SW786 chromosome 3, ValleyOak3.0 Primary Assembly, whole genome shotgun sequence window:
- the LOC115980731 gene encoding trans-resveratrol di-O-methyltransferase-like, protein MDLIHGEGVSELFQVQCHLYKHIFSYIDSMSLKCAIQLGILDAIHNHGKPITLQELVSKLNIHPKKTSCVHKLMHLLVHSGFFAKTTVHGNQEKEKEEAYTLTPSSRLILKDNATSLSPFVLAMVDPGLVSPWQFLGDWFQGSELTPFEKEHGKGLCDYCNQNPEYSNIFNEGMASDSRLMNLVVKDYKPIFEGIGSLVDVNI, encoded by the coding sequence ATGGATCTCATTCATGGTGAGGGAGTGAGTGAGTTATTTCAGGTTCAGTGTCATTTGTATAAGCACATTTTTAGCTACATAGATTCGATGTCACTTAAATGTGCAATTCAACTAGGCATTCTTGACGCAATCCACAACCATGGCAAACCCATTACTCTCCAAGAGTTGGTCTCTAAGCTTAATATTCACCCCAAAAAAACTAGCTGTGTGCACAAGCTTATGCATCTATTGGTGCACTCTGGCTTCTTCGCTAAAACAACAGTTCATGgaaatcaagaaaaagaaaaagaagaagcctaTACCCTCACACCTTCTTCTAGGCTTATCCTCAAAGATAATGCCACTAGCTTATCACCATTTGTTCTGGCAATGGTTGATCCTGGACTTGTAAGCCCATGGCAGTTCTTGGGAGATTGGTTTCAGGGGAGTGAGCTCACACCTTTTGAGAAAGAACATGGGAAAGGTCTCTGCGACTATTGCAACCAAAACCCAGAATACAGTAACATTTTCAATGAAGGAATGGCTAGTGATTCCCGACTGATGAACTTGGTTGTTAAGGACTACAAGCCCATTTTTGAGGGTATAGGTTCATTGGTTGATGTTAATATTTAG